From Hydra vulgaris chromosome 15, alternate assembly HydraT2T_AEP, one genomic window encodes:
- the LOC136091714 gene encoding piggyBac transposable element-derived protein 3-like, which produces MDELLDCLGSELSYFYQIFPKELFQEIAYQTTLYSMQTNPENLFAVKEEDIVSFVACVLYMSIVKLTSTRDYWSSSIGIAHVANIMPVNRFEKLKSIIHFADNNSADKDDKLFKICPLINKINEQLNSIPFEENLAVDEQIIPFKGRHLIKQYNPKKTRTNGGF; this is translated from the coding sequence ATGGACGAGTTATTGGATTGTCTTGGTTCAGAACTGTCGTACTTTTATCAGATTTTTCCTAAAGAGCTTTTTCAAGAAATTGCCTATCAGACAACATTGTACTCCATGCAAACCAATCCTGAAAACCTATTTGCTGTAAAAGAGGAAGATATAGTTAGTTTTGTTGCATGTGTTTTGTATATGTCCATAGTCAAACTCACAAGCACAAGAGATTATTGGTCGTCTTCCATTGGAATTGCTCATGTAGCAAATATTATGCCCGTCAACCgctttgaaaaattaaaaagcattattCATTTTGCTGACAACAACTCTGCTGACAAAGACGATAAACTTTTCAAGATATGCCCTctcataaacaaaataaatgaacagCTGAACAGTATTCCATTTGAAGAAAATTTGGCGGTTGATGAGCAGATTATTCCGTTCAAAGGGAGACATTTAATCAAACAATACAACCCTAAAAAAACCCGCACAAATGGGGGTTTCTAG